A section of the Papio anubis isolate 15944 chromosome 2, Panubis1.0, whole genome shotgun sequence genome encodes:
- the TADA3 gene encoding transcriptional adapter 3 gives MSELKDCPLQFHDFKSVDHLKVCPRYTAVLARSEDDGIGIEELDTLQLELETLLSSASRRLRVLEAETQILTDWQDKKGDRRFLKLGRDHELGAPPKHGKPKKQKLEGKAGHGPGPGPGRPKSKNLQPKIQEYEFTDDPIDVPRIPKNDAPNRFWASVEPYCADITSEEVRTLEELLKPPEDEAEHYKIPPLGKHYSQRWAQEDLLEEQKDGARAAAVADKKKGLMGPLTELDTKDVDALLKKSEAQHEQPEDGCPFGALTQRLLQALVEENIISPMEDSPIPDMSGKESGADGASTSPRNQNKPFSVPHTKSLESRIKEELIAQGLLESEDRPAEDSEDEVLAELRKRQAELKALSAHNRTKKHDLLRLAKEEVSRQELRQRVRMADNEVMDAFRKIMAARQKKRTPTKKEKDQAWKTLKERESILKLLDG, from the exons ATGAGTGAGTTGAAAGACTGCCCCTTGCAGTTCCATGACTTCAAGTctgtggatcacctgaaggtcTGTCCCCGCTACACGGCAGTGCTGGCGCGATCCGAGGATGATGGCATCGGCATCGAGGAGCTGGACACCCTGCAGCTGGAGCTTGAGACCCTGCTGTCTTCTGCCAGCCGGCGCCTGCGTGTGCTTGAGGCCGAAACCCAG ATCCTCACCGACTGGCAGGATAAAAAAGGTGACCGACGATTCCTGAAGCTGGGTCGAGACCATGAACTTGGAGCTCCCCCGAAACATGGAAAGCCCAAGAAGCAGAAACTGGAAGGGAAGGCGGGACATGGGCCGGGCCCTGGCCCAGGACGGCCCAAATCCAAAAACCTTCAGCCCAAGATCCAGGAATATGAATTCACTGATGACCCTATCGACGTGCCACGGATCCCCAAAAATGATGCCCCCAACAG GTTCTGGGCTTCAGTGGAGCCCTACTGTGCTGACATCACCAGCGAGGAGGTCCGCACACTTGAGGAGCTACTGAAGCCCCCAGAAGATGAGGCTGAGCATTACAAG ATCCCACCCCTGGGGAAGCACTACTCCCAGCGTTGGGCCCAGGAGGACCTGCTGGAGGAGCAGAAGGATGGGGCCCGGGCAGCAGCCGTGGCTGACAAGAAGAAAGGCCTCATGGGGCCACTGACTGAACTGGACACTAAAG ATGTGGATGCCCTGCTGAAGAAGTCTGAGGCCCAGCATGAACAGCCGGAAGATGGATGCCCCTTTGGTGCCCTGACGCAGCGCCTCCTGCAGGCCCTGGTGGAG gaaaatattatttccccTATGGAGGATTCTCCTATTCCTGACATGTCTGGGAAAGAATCAGGGGCTGACGGGGCAAGCACCTCCCCTCGCAATCAGAATAAGCCCTTCAG TGTGCCGCATACTAAGTCCCTGGAGAGCCGCATCAAGGAGGAGCTAATTGCCCAGGGCCTTTTGGAGTCTGAGGACCGCCCAGCAGAGGACTCTGAGGATGAGGTCCTTGCTGAGCTGCGCAAACGGCAGGCGGAGCTGAAGGCACTTAGTGCCCACAACCGCACCAAGAAGCACGACCTGCTGAG GCTGGCAAAGGAGGAGGTGAGCCGGCAGGAGCTGAGGCAGCGGGTGCGCATGGCTGACAACGAGGTCATGGACGCCTTTCGCAAGATCATGGCTGCCCGGCAGAAGAAGCGGACTCCcaccaagaaagaaaaggaccAGGCCTGGAAGACTCTGAAGGAGCGCGAGAGCATCCTGAAGCTGCTGGATGGGTAG